The following proteins are encoded in a genomic region of Arachis ipaensis cultivar K30076 chromosome B02, Araip1.1, whole genome shotgun sequence:
- the LOC110269322 gene encoding proline-rich receptor-like protein kinase PERK8, protein MHIDCLVKKLKLQLLLLFSQTGHNSRGCDKKKEAMASGGAASGSGSQHQGAAATTEGMGVDDLDEDAAREQEMYWEETLEAADAEASASDSPSVNVDDLNCVNPSEEPMAVRPSPSNSSTAYVSLRPIIKSTMSKRPIRRRNIKRPPPSQPSPLRPAPPQPTPITPTTPQPSVVRPTSPTDQPPPRVTRQTMHGASQGTTTRFKRFMPTPPSTIQTPGRWLVPGFRPPTGASSSGNNNGISSGSSNSTPNK, encoded by the exons ATGCATATTGATTGTCTtgtaaagaaattaaaattgcaattaTTGCTACTGTTTTCTCAGACTGGTCATAACAGCAGAGGATGTGACAAGAAGAAAGAAGCTATGGCTAGTGGAGGAGCTGCATCAGGTAGTGGTAGTCAGCATCAGGGTGCAGCAGCAACAACTGAAGGTATGGGTGTTGATGATCTTGATGAGGATGCTGCCAGAGAGCAAGAGATGTATTGGGAAGAGACTTTGGAGGCAGCAGATGCTGAAGCATCAGCTTCAGATTCACCCAGT GTGAATGTTGATGATCTGAACTGTGTGAATCCTTCTGAAGAACCTATGGCAGTAAGACCTTCACCTTCTAACTCCTCTACTGCATATGTGTCACTTAGACCTATCATAAAGTCAACCATGTCCAAAAGACCAATTAGGAGGAGAAATATTAAGAGGCCACCACCGTCACAACCTTCTCCCCTCAGACCTGCCCCACCACAACCTACTCCAATAACGCCTACCACACCACAACCTTCTGTTGTTAGGCCTACATCACCAACTGACCAACCGCCTCCAAGAGTTACCAGACAAACAATGCATGGTGCAAGTCAAGGGACCACTACACGATTTAAGCGATTCATGCCAACTCCACCATCCACAATTCAAACACCAGGCAGATGGCTAGTACCTGGGTTTCGTCCACCAACAGGAGCATCTTCAAGTGGCAACAACAATGGAATTTCTAGTGGCAGCAGCAACTCCACACCCAACAAATAG